The proteins below are encoded in one region of Deinococcus detaillensis:
- the tatA gene encoding twin-arginine translocase TatA/TatE family subunit encodes MEVILIVVVVVLLFGAKKIPEIAKGLGQGIKEFKSTSKDTTTDTTVVTPRRDSDV; translated from the coding sequence ATGGAAGTCATTTTAATTGTAGTGGTCGTCGTTTTGCTTTTTGGAGCTAAGAAGATTCCTGAGATTGCCAAGGGCCTCGGCCAGGGCATCAAGGAATTCAAGTCCACCAGCAAAGACACCACCACGGACACCACCGTAGTGACCCCGCGCCGCGACAGCGACGTCTAA
- a CDS encoding bifunctional 3-deoxy-7-phosphoheptulonate synthase/chorismate mutase yields MNHNDLPVPDASSQNLPSIEDLRAQIDSINDDLIRLISRRAQLAAEIGHIKTLEGRPHHYDPAREERQLKYIEEVNPGPFTAAALKSIFKEIFRASLDLEEANDKKQLLVSRKQQSADTVLDIKGVRIGGNGPPIIIAGPCSIEGEEQMESTAAFLAAKGVKILRGGAYKPRTSPYGFQGMGVDGLILGAGAAREQGMLFVTEVMDTRDVEVVAEYADILQIGSRNMHNFALLREVGRSGMPVLLKRGFAATIEEWLYAAEYILAEGNKQVILCERGIRTFEKWTRNTLDLSAVALAKQETHLPVFVDVTHAAGRRDLLIPLAKAALAVGADGLHVEVHPSPATALSDNEQQLDFAGYEAFDAAIKPLMGVLSVKG; encoded by the coding sequence ATGAACCACAACGATTTACCGGTGCCGGATGCCAGCAGCCAAAATCTGCCGAGTATTGAAGATCTACGTGCTCAGATCGACAGCATCAATGACGATTTGATTCGCCTGATTTCGCGCCGCGCCCAACTCGCTGCCGAGATCGGCCATATCAAGACTTTGGAAGGCCGCCCGCACCACTACGACCCGGCCCGCGAAGAGCGGCAGCTCAAATATATCGAGGAAGTCAACCCCGGCCCCTTCACGGCAGCGGCGCTCAAGTCCATTTTCAAAGAGATCTTCCGGGCCAGCCTCGACTTGGAAGAAGCCAACGACAAAAAGCAGTTGCTGGTCAGCCGCAAGCAGCAAAGCGCCGATACCGTTCTGGACATCAAGGGCGTGCGAATCGGCGGAAACGGGCCGCCTATTATCATCGCCGGGCCGTGCAGCATTGAGGGCGAGGAGCAGATGGAAAGCACCGCCGCTTTCTTGGCGGCCAAAGGCGTCAAGATTTTGCGCGGCGGTGCTTATAAGCCGCGCACCAGTCCCTACGGCTTTCAGGGCATGGGCGTCGACGGCCTGATTCTGGGCGCTGGCGCGGCCCGCGAGCAGGGAATGCTGTTTGTCACCGAGGTGATGGATACCCGTGACGTAGAAGTGGTTGCAGAATACGCCGACATCTTGCAAATCGGCTCGCGGAACATGCACAACTTTGCTCTACTGCGTGAAGTGGGCCGCAGCGGAATGCCGGTGCTGCTTAAGCGCGGGTTTGCCGCCACCATCGAGGAGTGGCTCTACGCCGCTGAGTACATTCTGGCTGAGGGCAACAAGCAAGTCATTTTGTGTGAGCGCGGCATTCGCACCTTCGAGAAATGGACGCGCAATACCCTCGATCTCTCGGCGGTGGCGCTGGCCAAGCAAGAAACCCACCTGCCGGTCTTCGTGGACGTGACCCACGCGGCGGGGCGGCGCGACCTACTGATTCCGCTGGCCAAAGCTGCTCTGGCGGTAGGCGCAGACGGCCTACACGTCGAGGTCCACCCCAGTCCCGCCACTGCCCTCTCCGATAACGAGCAGCAACTCGACTTCGCGGGCTACGAAGCCTTTGACGCCGCCATCAAGCCGCTGATGGGTGTTTTGAGCGTCAAGGGCTAA
- a CDS encoding NUDIX domain-containing protein has protein sequence MSDQSATKSIYSGRVVSLEVQDGKWEIVRHAPAVSILLQNESGELLCVKQFRHAVNAYTIEVPAGLIDAGETPEAAARRELQEEAGLDADMTLLTQFYSSPGFSDEELFVFKATNARESRLEMDEDEEIEVVWLRPETILSGLRDGSIKGSAATVTAALLALTGAPPASGMGAQVDQQGGDQQGRGQEGKRQEGRH, from the coding sequence ATGTCAGATCAGAGCGCCACCAAGAGCATTTACAGCGGGCGAGTCGTCAGCCTTGAAGTGCAGGATGGCAAATGGGAGATCGTGCGGCACGCTCCGGCAGTCTCCATTTTGCTGCAAAACGAGTCGGGTGAGCTGCTGTGCGTCAAGCAGTTTCGCCACGCCGTCAACGCCTACACCATCGAAGTTCCAGCAGGCCTGATCGACGCGGGCGAAACCCCCGAAGCCGCCGCCCGCCGCGAGCTGCAAGAGGAAGCCGGACTTGACGCCGACATGACCTTGCTGACCCAGTTTTACTCCAGCCCCGGCTTTAGCGACGAAGAACTGTTTGTCTTCAAGGCCACCAATGCCCGCGAGTCGCGCTTAGAGATGGACGAAGACGAGGAGATCGAAGTGGTGTGGCTCAGGCCTGAAACGATCTTGAGCGGCCTGCGCGACGGCTCCATCAAGGGCAGCGCGGCCACTGTCACCGCTGCGCTGCTGGCCCTGACAGGTGCGCCGCCCGCCAGCGGAATGGGCGCACAGGTGGATCAGCAAGGCGGCGATCAACAGGGAAGAGGACAGGAAGGCAAAAGGCAGGAAGGGCGGCACTGA
- a CDS encoding bifunctional riboflavin kinase/FAD synthetase produces MTNLKTYLSPSQRPDTETVVAIGSFDGLHLGHQALLARLKERARHYHVPSVVYTFDPPTRVFTQGVEFLSTLPEKLELLSRYGIDEVIAVPFTAEFASRPKTDFLDDLRSLRPRSIVVGEDFYFGKGREGSTEDLRQVSRDVIALPMHSLGGEDIKSTRIREFLRSGNVEGAQRFLGRRYSAQGVVVQGDQLGRTIGFPTANVQVAGGKALPRGVFAVRVQVESGGTSQTYSGMANIGSRPTVSGLTLRFEVNLLDFEGDLYGKELQVKFFHFIRAEQKFGGLDELRAQLKRDQDATRELLKDS; encoded by the coding sequence GTGACCAACCTCAAAACCTACCTCTCGCCCAGCCAGCGCCCCGATACCGAGACGGTGGTGGCCATCGGTTCGTTTGACGGCCTGCACCTCGGCCACCAAGCGCTCTTGGCCCGCCTCAAGGAACGCGCCCGCCATTACCACGTGCCGAGCGTGGTCTACACCTTCGATCCGCCCACCCGCGTCTTTACGCAGGGGGTAGAGTTTTTGTCCACCTTGCCGGAGAAGCTGGAACTGCTCTCGCGCTACGGTATTGACGAAGTCATCGCCGTGCCGTTTACAGCCGAGTTTGCCTCCCGGCCCAAGACCGATTTTCTGGATGATCTGCGGAGCCTGCGCCCGCGCTCCATCGTGGTGGGTGAGGACTTCTATTTTGGCAAGGGCAGGGAGGGAAGCACCGAGGACCTGCGCCAGGTCAGCCGAGACGTGATCGCGCTGCCGATGCACAGCCTGGGCGGTGAGGACATCAAAAGCACCCGCATCCGCGAATTTCTGCGCTCCGGCAACGTGGAGGGCGCTCAGCGCTTTCTGGGCCGCCGCTACAGCGCTCAGGGCGTGGTGGTGCAGGGCGATCAGTTGGGGCGCACCATCGGCTTTCCGACGGCCAATGTGCAGGTCGCCGGGGGCAAGGCGCTGCCCAGGGGCGTCTTTGCCGTGCGGGTGCAGGTCGAATCTGGCGGAACCAGCCAAACGTACAGCGGCATGGCCAATATCGGTAGCCGCCCCACCGTCAGCGGCCTCACGCTACGCTTCGAAGTCAACTTGCTCGACTTTGAGGGCGATTTGTACGGCAAAGAACTGCAAGTCAAGTTCTTTCACTTTATCCGCGCGGAGCAGAAGTTCGGCGGCCTGGACGAACTGAGAGCGCAATTGAAACGGGATCAAGACGCAACACGGGAGCTGCTCAAAGACAGTTAG
- a CDS encoding MOSC domain-containing protein: MNSRHSEGHNRDAPVGQVGAVSRSGAHEFSKPPQPSVRLLAGLGVEGDAHSGVTVQHRSRVAADPSQPNLRQVHLLHAELFEELAAQGFEVSAGQLGENVTTLGLDLLALPAGTRLHLGGEAVVEITGLRNPCAQIERFGAAQRSGLLAAVLGRDDSGHLIRKAGIMGVVLSGGEVKAGDDIEVEWPPPPWTKLDWV, translated from the coding sequence ATGAACAGCCGTCACAGTGAAGGCCACAACAGAGATGCTCCTGTTGGTCAGGTCGGGGCCGTCAGCCGGAGCGGCGCACATGAGTTCAGCAAACCGCCGCAGCCGAGTGTCCGCTTGCTGGCGGGCCTAGGCGTGGAGGGGGATGCCCACAGCGGCGTGACGGTTCAGCACCGCTCACGCGTGGCTGCCGACCCGTCGCAGCCCAATTTGCGCCAGGTTCATCTGCTTCACGCCGAACTCTTTGAAGAGCTGGCCGCGCAGGGATTTGAGGTCAGTGCCGGACAACTCGGCGAAAATGTAACGACATTGGGGCTGGATCTACTGGCGCTGCCGGCCGGTACGCGCCTGCATCTCGGCGGCGAAGCGGTGGTGGAAATCACCGGGCTGCGAAACCCCTGCGCTCAGATTGAACGGTTCGGCGCTGCTCAGCGCTCCGGCTTGCTGGCCGCCGTGCTGGGCAGAGATGACAGTGGCCACCTGATTCGCAAAGCAGGCATCATGGGCGTGGTGCTGAGTGGCGGCGAAGTAAAAGCAGGCGACGACATTGAAGTGGAGTGGCCGCCGCCGCCGTGGACGAAGCTGGACTGGGTCTGA
- the tatC gene encoding twin-arginine translocase subunit TatC, which translates to MTKLNAGASAPIFDHLEELRRRIIYSLLFLVVGAGIAWTKVPQIILLLKEPLTYTNLYKADKLQLVATGLTEQLIFSFTIALWAGLAISLPFILHQIWLFIAPGLYPSERKYAGPFIVGAGLSFLAGGAFCYYMILPPMVKFLVDFLGGTVGAIFSIGQYMGQIITLLISFGLCFEIPILAVILTRIGIVNHVMLRKMWKYAFMACLILAAIITPTPDPINMSIAAAPLYLLYEIGVLLSRVFRVRPNEALESGNPT; encoded by the coding sequence ATGACCAAACTCAATGCCGGTGCCAGCGCTCCGATTTTTGATCACCTCGAAGAGTTGCGCCGCCGCATCATCTACAGCTTGCTGTTTTTGGTGGTCGGAGCGGGCATCGCTTGGACGAAGGTGCCGCAGATCATCTTGCTGCTCAAAGAACCGCTGACCTACACCAATCTCTACAAAGCGGACAAGCTCCAACTCGTCGCCACCGGCCTGACTGAGCAGCTCATTTTCAGCTTTACCATCGCCTTGTGGGCAGGACTGGCCATATCTTTGCCGTTCATTCTTCATCAAATCTGGCTGTTTATCGCACCGGGCCTGTATCCGAGTGAGCGCAAATATGCTGGCCCCTTTATTGTCGGTGCGGGCCTGAGCTTTCTGGCGGGCGGAGCGTTTTGCTATTACATGATCTTGCCGCCGATGGTTAAGTTTCTGGTGGATTTCTTGGGCGGTACCGTCGGCGCGATCTTCTCGATTGGTCAGTACATGGGCCAGATCATCACGCTGCTGATCTCGTTCGGGCTCTGCTTTGAAATCCCGATTCTGGCCGTCATCCTGACCCGCATCGGCATCGTCAACCATGTCATGCTCCGGAAAATGTGGAAGTACGCATTCATGGCCTGCCTGATTCTGGCCGCCATCATCACCCCGACGCCCGACCCGATCAATATGAGTATCGCCGCCGCGCCACTGTATTTGCTTTACGAGATTGGCGTGCTGCTCTCGCGGGTCTTCCGGGTTCGTCCAAACGAGGCTTTGGAGTCGGGCAATCCCACTTGA
- the hpf gene encoding ribosome hibernation-promoting factor, HPF/YfiA family produces the protein MHIYKLSGRNVDVTDALRDYVESKLTRLDRFNGQITDARVTLTVRDVRDASRRNRVEVQLNVPNGIIRAEEHNADMYAAIDKAGDVLERQLRKFKTKIMRHRNDATLDAAAPAQADSSGDDVSEFNPEIVRQKRFDMRPMSAEDAVTQMEALGHDFYVFLNMTTDSCGVVYRRKDGHYGLIEPS, from the coding sequence GTGCATATCTACAAGCTGAGCGGACGCAATGTTGACGTGACCGACGCCCTGCGCGACTATGTGGAGAGCAAACTGACGCGGCTCGACCGATTTAACGGTCAGATTACCGACGCCCGCGTGACTCTTACCGTCAGAGACGTGCGCGACGCTTCACGCCGCAATAGGGTCGAGGTTCAGCTCAACGTGCCCAACGGCATCATTCGCGCCGAGGAACACAACGCCGACATGTACGCCGCCATCGACAAGGCCGGTGACGTGTTGGAGCGGCAGCTGCGCAAGTTCAAAACCAAAATTATGCGCCACCGCAACGACGCGACGCTCGACGCTGCAGCGCCTGCGCAGGCTGACAGCAGCGGTGACGATGTCAGCGAATTTAACCCCGAGATCGTGCGGCAAAAGCGCTTCGATATGCGCCCGATGTCTGCCGAGGACGCCGTGACCCAAATGGAAGCGCTCGGCCACGACTTTTACGTCTTTTTGAACATGACCACCGATTCCTGCGGAGTGGTGTATCGCCGCAAAGACGGCCACTACGGACTGATTGAGCCGAGCTGA